Proteins from one Planctomyces sp. SH-PL62 genomic window:
- a CDS encoding YggS family pyridoxal phosphate-dependent enzyme, producing MNTARIRDNLLSVQDRIADAARRSGRDPASVTLVAVTKKRPVAMVRPLVEAGMLDLGENYPQELWEKVDALADGPAAIRWHLIGHLQGNKARRTFPMVRVIHAVDSLKLLRTLDELAGEVADPPAVCLQVNTSDEEAKHGWKDAAVLTDADAIAACSRIRLIGLMTMAAYGTDAETARPSFIRLRAIRDALAGRIGRPLPDLSMGMSNDYEAAVEEGATLVRVGSALFEGVDS from the coding sequence ATGAACACCGCCCGAATCCGCGACAACCTCCTCTCCGTGCAGGACCGGATCGCCGACGCCGCCCGCCGCTCGGGACGCGATCCGGCCTCGGTGACGCTCGTCGCCGTGACGAAGAAGCGGCCCGTCGCGATGGTCAGGCCCCTGGTCGAGGCCGGCATGCTCGACCTGGGAGAGAACTACCCGCAGGAACTTTGGGAGAAGGTCGACGCGCTGGCCGACGGCCCGGCCGCGATCCGCTGGCACCTCATCGGGCACCTCCAGGGGAACAAGGCCCGGCGGACGTTCCCGATGGTCCGGGTGATCCACGCGGTCGACTCGCTGAAGCTCCTGAGGACGCTCGACGAGCTGGCGGGCGAGGTCGCCGACCCGCCGGCCGTCTGCCTCCAGGTCAACACGTCGGACGAGGAGGCGAAGCACGGCTGGAAGGACGCCGCGGTCCTGACCGACGCCGACGCGATCGCCGCCTGCTCGCGGATCCGGCTCATCGGCCTGATGACGATGGCCGCCTACGGCACAGACGCCGAGACCGCCCGGCCCTCCTTCATCCGCCTCCGCGCCATCCGGGACGCGCTGGCCGGTCGGATCGGCCGCCCGCTCCCCGACCTCTCGATGGGCATGTCCAACGACTACGAGGCGGCCGTCGAGGAAGGCGCGACCCTCGTCCGCGTCGGCTCGGCGCTCTTCGAGGGGGTGGACTCGTGA
- a CDS encoding DUF167 domain-containing protein: MIELTPSKEGVLLNVHAQPGARRNGLLGERAGALRVAVTAAPDKGKANAAILDVLADALGLRPSAIALVSGETSRHKRILLAGLTPEEAGRRIAGALPEPKPSDTNS, translated from the coding sequence GTGATCGAGCTGACCCCGAGCAAAGAGGGCGTGCTCCTGAACGTCCACGCCCAGCCGGGCGCCCGCCGCAACGGGCTCCTCGGCGAACGCGCGGGCGCCCTCCGCGTGGCCGTGACCGCCGCCCCCGACAAGGGGAAGGCCAACGCCGCGATCCTCGACGTCCTCGCCGACGCGCTCGGCCTGCGGCCGTCGGCGATCGCCCTCGTCTCCGGCGAGACCTCGCGCCACAAGCGCATCCTCCTGGCCGGGCTCACCCCGGAGGAGGCCGGCCGCCGGATCGCCGGGGCCCTCCCCGAGCCGAAGCCCTCCGACACGAACTCCTGA
- a CDS encoding exo-beta-N-acetylmuramidase NamZ domain-containing protein, with amino-acid sequence MGGKIVKQTGGRRLAAWFVIAAIGLSGGLARGRELPEPTAETAAQLGFDAERLGRIDAVVERAVAEGKVPGAVVLVGRGGGVAYAKTFGKRAVEPTEEPMTRDTIFDMASLTKPIATATSVMVLIEEGKIRLSDSIVKYFPELDNHGKGRITVDHLLRHRAGLIPDNALGDYKDGPEAAWKQIAELQPVARPGSKFIYSDVGFIILGKLVEKVSGKPLDEFADERVFGPAGMVDAHFRPTAGDASNRPPLDRVAPTEKEGDAFVRGVVHDPRSRALGGVAGHAGLFATADDVANFARMLLYYGAAPSGYRVLAPLTVRLMRDPADTPAGQRRGLGWDVETGFSSPKGELFGPSSFGHTGFTGTSVWIDPETQTFVVILTSRLHPKSNPSPSTLRRDVATLAAAALVDPPAVRAPASTASDSESSPAPTPFATVTCGIDVLAARGFDSLKGKRVGLVTNHTGRSADGRSTIDVLFAAPDVKLVKLFSPEHGIRGLLDHEKITSGVDEATKLPVVSLYEGKKRKPQDEDLADLDVLVYDIQDIGVRYYTYASTLGLVLEAAKANGKKLVVLDRPNAIGGVDFGGPVRDESFESFVAYHAIPIRHGMTVGELARLYNAERKIEADLEVVPCEGWTRGAAYDRTGLLWVNPSPNMRSLTEALLYPGVGWLEGTNLATGRGTDTPFERVGAPWIKPVAWARSLDAQGVPGVSFTPLEFSPTERQYKGETCGGVQIQITDRAAFDPIKLGLALALTLRRDYKDDWKPERMPTLLCDEATYQAILDLKSRDQIEALWTQELADFGAVRERYLIYPE; translated from the coding sequence ATGGGTGGAAAGATCGTGAAACAGACGGGCGGCAGGCGGCTGGCGGCGTGGTTCGTGATCGCGGCGATCGGTTTGAGCGGGGGGCTCGCCCGGGGGCGGGAGCTTCCCGAGCCGACCGCGGAGACGGCGGCGCAGCTCGGCTTCGACGCCGAGCGCCTGGGCCGCATCGACGCGGTCGTGGAGCGGGCGGTCGCCGAGGGGAAGGTTCCCGGGGCGGTCGTCCTGGTCGGTCGCGGCGGCGGGGTCGCCTACGCGAAGACCTTCGGCAAGCGCGCCGTCGAGCCGACCGAGGAGCCGATGACGCGGGACACGATCTTCGACATGGCCTCGCTGACCAAGCCGATCGCCACCGCGACCTCGGTCATGGTCCTGATCGAGGAGGGGAAGATCCGCCTCTCCGACTCGATCGTGAAGTACTTCCCGGAGCTGGACAACCACGGCAAGGGGCGGATCACCGTCGACCACCTGCTGCGACACCGCGCCGGCCTGATCCCGGACAACGCCCTCGGCGACTACAAGGACGGGCCTGAAGCGGCCTGGAAGCAGATCGCCGAGCTTCAGCCGGTCGCCCGGCCGGGCTCGAAGTTCATCTATTCGGACGTGGGCTTCATCATCCTGGGCAAGCTCGTCGAGAAGGTGTCGGGCAAGCCGCTGGACGAATTCGCGGACGAGCGGGTGTTCGGGCCCGCCGGGATGGTCGACGCCCACTTCCGGCCGACCGCCGGCGACGCCTCGAATCGGCCGCCCCTGGACCGCGTCGCCCCGACCGAGAAGGAAGGGGACGCCTTCGTCCGGGGCGTGGTGCACGATCCCCGCTCGCGGGCCCTCGGTGGCGTGGCGGGTCACGCGGGCCTGTTCGCCACGGCCGACGACGTCGCGAACTTCGCCCGGATGCTCCTGTACTACGGCGCGGCCCCGTCGGGCTATCGCGTCCTCGCCCCTCTGACCGTCCGACTCATGCGCGACCCGGCCGACACCCCGGCGGGGCAGCGTCGCGGGCTGGGCTGGGACGTGGAGACCGGCTTCAGCAGCCCCAAGGGCGAGCTGTTCGGCCCGTCGAGCTTCGGCCACACCGGCTTCACCGGCACGAGCGTCTGGATCGACCCGGAGACCCAGACGTTCGTCGTGATCCTCACCAGCCGCCTCCACCCGAAGTCCAACCCGTCGCCGTCGACGCTCCGGCGCGACGTCGCCACGCTGGCCGCCGCGGCGCTCGTCGACCCGCCGGCCGTCCGCGCCCCGGCCTCCACCGCTTCGGACTCCGAATCGTCCCCCGCCCCCACGCCGTTCGCGACGGTGACGTGCGGGATCGACGTCCTGGCGGCCCGCGGCTTCGACTCCCTGAAGGGGAAGCGGGTCGGCCTGGTCACCAACCACACCGGACGCTCGGCGGACGGCCGGTCCACGATCGACGTCCTGTTCGCCGCCCCCGACGTCAAGCTCGTCAAGCTGTTCAGCCCCGAGCACGGCATCCGCGGCCTCCTCGATCACGAGAAGATCACCAGCGGCGTCGACGAGGCGACCAAGCTCCCGGTCGTCAGCCTGTACGAAGGCAAGAAGCGCAAGCCGCAGGATGAGGACCTCGCCGACCTGGACGTGCTGGTCTACGACATCCAGGACATCGGCGTCCGCTACTACACCTACGCCTCCACCCTGGGACTGGTGCTGGAAGCCGCCAAGGCCAACGGCAAGAAGCTGGTGGTGCTCGACCGCCCCAACGCGATCGGCGGCGTCGACTTCGGCGGGCCGGTGCGCGACGAGAGCTTCGAGTCGTTCGTCGCCTACCACGCGATCCCGATCCGCCACGGCATGACGGTCGGCGAGCTGGCGAGGCTGTACAACGCCGAGCGCAAGATCGAGGCCGACCTCGAAGTCGTCCCATGCGAGGGCTGGACCCGAGGGGCCGCCTACGATCGCACGGGCCTGCTCTGGGTCAATCCCTCGCCCAACATGCGGAGCCTGACCGAGGCCCTGCTGTATCCCGGCGTGGGCTGGCTGGAAGGGACGAACCTGGCGACCGGACGCGGGACCGACACGCCCTTCGAGCGCGTCGGGGCGCCCTGGATCAAGCCGGTCGCCTGGGCCCGCTCGCTCGACGCCCAGGGCGTCCCGGGCGTGAGCTTCACCCCCCTGGAATTCTCGCCGACCGAGCGCCAGTACAAGGGGGAGACGTGCGGCGGGGTGCAGATCCAGATCACCGACCGGGCCGCGTTCGACCCGATCAAGCTGGGCCTGGCCCTCGCGCTGACGCTCCGTCGCGACTACAAGGACGACTGGAAGCCCGAGCGCATGCCCACCCTGCTCTGCGACGAGGCCACCTACCAGGCGATCCTCGACCTCAAGAGCCGGGACCAGATCGAGGCCCTGTGGACCCAGGAGTTGGCCGACTTCGGGGCCGTCCGTGAGCGTTACCTGATCTACCCCGAATGA